The following coding sequences are from one Microbacterium sp. SORGH_AS_0969 window:
- a CDS encoding HAD-IIB family hydrolase, with product MPDTTPRLVAFDLDDTLAPSKTAIDPRIGDLLLALAERVEVAIISGGQLQQFRSQVVERLPQTDASLLEHLHLMPTCGTQYYRLDADGIQTVYAHSLTEDEKARALSAVREEAERLGLWEAEPWGEILEDRGSQITFSALGQSAPLDAKMAWDPTGEKKNSLREAVAARIPDLEVRSGGSTSVDITHRGIDKAYGMRQLADATGIPLDDMLFVGDRLDPDGNDYPVLAMGVACHAVHGWEDTADYLDALIPTLPVRAQV from the coding sequence GTGCCCGACACCACGCCCCGTCTCGTCGCCTTCGACCTCGACGACACGCTCGCCCCGTCCAAGACCGCGATCGATCCCCGTATCGGCGACCTGTTGCTCGCTCTCGCGGAACGCGTGGAGGTCGCGATCATCTCCGGCGGCCAACTGCAGCAGTTCCGGTCCCAGGTGGTCGAGAGATTGCCGCAGACGGATGCGTCCCTCCTCGAGCATCTCCACCTCATGCCCACGTGCGGAACCCAGTACTACCGCCTCGACGCCGACGGCATCCAGACCGTCTACGCCCACTCCCTCACCGAAGACGAGAAGGCCCGGGCGCTGTCCGCCGTCCGCGAGGAGGCCGAGCGTCTCGGCCTCTGGGAAGCCGAACCGTGGGGCGAGATCCTCGAGGACCGCGGCTCTCAGATCACCTTCTCGGCTCTCGGTCAGAGCGCGCCGCTCGACGCGAAGATGGCGTGGGACCCGACCGGGGAGAAGAAGAACAGCCTTCGCGAGGCCGTCGCGGCCCGCATCCCCGACCTCGAGGTCCGCTCCGGCGGATCGACCTCGGTCGACATCACCCACCGCGGCATCGACAAGGCCTACGGCATGCGCCAGCTGGCCGATGCGACCGGCATCCCCCTCGACGACATGCTCTTCGTCGGCGACCGCCTCGACCCGGACGGCAACGACTACCCCGTGCTCGCCATGGGCGTCGCCTGCCACGCGGTCCACGGCTGGGAGGACACGGCCGACTACCTCGACGCCCTCATCCCGACGCTGCCGGTCCGCGCCCAGGTCTGA